The following DNA comes from Arthrobacter sp. SLBN-83.
CGGCGAAGATGTCCCCCGGGGTGTCGATGTCGCCGGCCACATACGCCCGGCTCAGCCCCAGTTGCCCGGGCGACCAAAGCATCCGCCGCAGGGCCTTCCGGGACTTGAACTCCAGGACCGGCGCGCCGGCGGGGCCCGCCTCCGAGCCGTCCCACACCCGCAGCCGGAGGGGTATCTGCCCGGTGCCCAGCACCACCCCCAGGGCCTTTTCCAGCCGGGCGGCATGCCCCTTGGTTCCGGTTCCGCTTGGTACTGCTGCTCCAGTTTCCATGCGCCCACCCTAAGGCCGCGCTGGCCTCCGCGACCATCACAGGCGCGACTATCATGGGGGAGTGATTCCTGACCCAATCGATGTGGTGGTCATCGGTGCGGGCCAGGCCGGCCTGTCGGCCGCCTACCACCTCCAGCGCCGGGGACTCGACTATGCCGTGCTCGACGCCGAGGAAGGTCCGGGCGGTGCGTGGCGGCACCGCTGGAAGAGCCTGCGCATGGCCACCGTCAACGGGATCAGCGACCTGCCCGGCATTCCCAAGCCGGAGGTGGACCCCGCCGAACCCAGCTCCGAATTCCTGACCCGCTACTTTGGCAACTATGAAGCGGAGTTGGGCCTCTCCGTCCGCCGGCCCGTCAAAGTTCGCGCTGTCCGGCGGGAAGACGACAATCCCGCCGGGCGGTTGCGGATCGAAACATCCGACGGCGACTGGACGGCCAAGGCGGTCATCAACGCCACCGGTACGTGGACCCGCCCCTTTTGGCCCATTTATCCCGGTCAGGACTCGTTCCGCGGCCGCCAGCTGCACGTCGCGGACTACGTCTCCGCCGAAGAGTTTCGCGGCCAGCACGTCATCGTCGTAGGCGGGGGTATCTCCGCCGTCGGCCTGCTCGAGGAAATTTCCTGTGTCACCACCACCAGCTGGTTCACCCGCCGGGAACCGGTGTGGCGGGACGGGCCGTTCGATGCCAAGGCCGGCCACGACGCCGTGGCGCTGGTAGAGGAACGGGTTCGCCGTGGGCTTCCGCCGCAGAGCGTGGTCTCCGTGACGGGACTGATCTGGACGCCTGCATTGCGGGCCGCCAAAGAACGCGGCGCACTCAACCGCCAACCGATGTTCACCTCCATCGAGCGCGACGGGGTCCGCCGGGCGGACGGAAGCCTCCTGAAAGCCGACGTCATCCTCTGGGCCACCGGCTTCAGGGCCGAACTGGAACATCTCGCGCCGCTTCACTTGCGGGGGCCCGGCGGCGGGATCGCCATGGAGGGCACCCAGGTGGCAGCCGAGCCGCGCGTCCACCTGGTGGGTTACGGCCCGTCGTCGTCCACCATTGGTGCCAACCGGGCGGGCAGGGCAGCAGTGGCGGCGATCATGGGGCTGCCTGGAATGGCGGCGGCGGCGGAACCGGTAACGTGGGGGTGATGCCCCGGGTGCCGGGGCCGGCAATCGCAACAGAAGGCGGCAGGACACCGGTGGCAGCTAACACGCTGGAGGACATTTTCGCCGTCCTGCGCCGGCGGCCCGATGTGGAGGCCCCCAATCTGCAGGCGTGGGACGCCACAGACCGGCTGCTGCTGGAGACGGCCGTGCAGCTTGGGCGGGCCGGCAGCACCATCGCCGTCATTGGTGACCGCTACGGCGCCCTGACGCTCGGCGCTTCCGCGGTGCTTGCCCCCGCGTCGCTGCGCGTGCACCAGGACCTCATCACCGGGGAAAGGGCCCTGCGGCTCAACGCGGCAGAACTGGAGACCGGACAGACAGCCGGGTTGGAATCTTGCCGGGAGGTCGGCGGATTCGAAGGCACCGGAACCGGGTTCGTCCAGCTGCCCCTTGGCCGTGAACTCCTGGAGGGAGCAGGAACCGTCCTGCTTCAGCTTCCCAAGACCCTTGCCGAATTGGAGGAAATCGCCACGGCCATAGCGCGGTACGCGGCGCCGGACGTCCGGTTGCTGGCCGGCGGCCGGGTGAAGCACATGTCACTGGGCATGAACGCAGTCCTTGAACGGTACTTCGTGTCCGTTCAGGCGCAGCTCGCCCGGCAAAAGTCGCGGGTCCTTCTGTGCAGCGGCCCCAAGCCTGCCATTGCCGCCCCGCGCTTCCCGGTAGTGGAGCACGTGGCTGAACTGGACCTGGACGTGGCTGCACACGGCGCTGTCTTCGCAGGCCCACGGCTGGACATCGGCACACGGTTCCTCCTGACGTTCCTGCCCGCCATGAAGCCGGCACGGCACGCCGTGGACCTGGGCTGCGGCACCGGGATCCTCGCCGCCATGTACGCCCGGCAGTTCCCTGCCGCCTCCGTAACGGCAACAGACCAGTCCGCAGCCGCCGTGCAGTCCGCGCTCGCCACCGCCCAGGCGAACGGACTGGCTGACAGGGTCAGGGTCCTGCAGGACGATGCGCTCAGCAGCTTCCCCGACGGATCAGTGGACGCCGTACTGCTCAATCCACCTTTCCATGTCGGCGCCGGAGTCCATGCCGGAGCCGGTCTGAAAATGATCGAGGCCGCGGGCCGTGTCCTGGTTCCAGGGGGCGAGCTGTGGACCGTGTTCAACCGGCACCTGGCCTACCAGCCTGCTCTGGAGCGCTATGTGGGGCCCACCGTGGTGGAGGGCCGGAACGCCAAGTTCACCGTCACCCGCAGTACGCGCAGCCCCCGCTGAACCGGAAAAACATGCGCGCCGCGCCGCCGTTCACGCATATGGGCGGCGGCCCACCCGTAACGTACGATTCAAAGCATCACCATCACCGGTAGCCGAAGACGTTTAGGGGACACAGTGTCTGAGATCCGCCAATCCTCGCCGAGACGCGGAACCAACTTGCCCAGGATGGGGGACTTTAACCTCACGGTCATCCTCGACGCGATCCGCAGGACATCCGGTGGCCTCAGCCGGGTGGAACTGGCCCAGATCGTGGGCCTGTCCCCACAGACCATCTCCAACATCTCCCGCCGCCTCCTGGACCAGAACCTCATTGTCGAGGCCGGCAAGGAAGGCACCGGCCCGGGCAAGCCGCGCACCATCCTGCGCCTCAACCCCGGCGGCATGTACGCCCTGGGGGTCCATCTGGATCCGGCCGTCACCACGTTCGTGGTGCTGGATCTCGTGGGGGCGGTGGTCCGCCATTCCCGGATCAAGACTCCCGGCGGCAATGATCCTGCCGCGGTCATTGCCACCATCGCCGCGGAAATCGCCCAGCTCGTTGAGGACTCGGGTGTGGACCGTGGCCGGATCGCAGGACTGGGAGTGGCAGCACCCGGCCCCATCGACTTGGATCACGGCACCGTGGTGGACCCGCCCCTGCTTCCCGGCTGGGACAGAGTGGAACTGCGGGACGCGCTGGCCACGGCCACCGGCTACTCGGTGCTTGTTGACAAGGACGTCACCAGCGCGGCAGTGGCGGAAACCTGGGCGGGTGGCGCCAGCGGAGCCGGCAGCTTCGTCTTCATGTACATGGGCACAGGCATCGGCTGCGGCATCGTGCTCAACGATGAGGTTGTCCGCGGCACCTCCGGCAATGCCGGCGAGATCGGCCACATCGTGGTGGACCCGGACGGCCCGCTCTGCGACTGCGGCCAGCGCGGTTGCGTCAAGTCCTCCGCCATCCCGCAGGTTCTGGTGGCAGAGGCGGAAGCAGCCGGAATCCTCGACGGCACCCGCGCTGGGAACAGCGGCGCTGAAGTCCAGCAAAGCTTCTCCCGGCTGTGTGAACTTGCCGACGCCGGCAACGAGCAGGCCGCCGCCATCCTGGATAAGTCCGCGGTCCTGGTGGCCCGGGCGGCGTCGGTCATCACCAACGCCCTGGACGTTGAAAGGGTAGTGTTCGGCGGCCCCTTCTGGAGCGGCCTGGCCGAACGCTACCTTGACCGGATCCCGCCTTTGCTGGACGGCAACAGCGCGGCCCGCCTGATCCACCCCATCGAGGTAGTGGGCACAGGCGTGGGGGAGGACGTCGGGGCCATCGGGGCCGCCTCCCTGGTCCTGGAACATACCCTCGCGCCCCGTGCCCAGCGGCTCCTGCTGGAAAGCTGACCGGCATGTTTCCCCGGGCATCCAAGACAGCATCCCTGCTGGCCGCCGCGGTCCTTGTCCTCGCAGCCTGTACACCCGCAGATCCCGCCGGCGGCGATAAGACCATCAAGGTGGCCTACCAGAAGACAGACTCATTCACCGCCCTGGACACCATGCTGCAGGAGGCGAAGAAGGAGTTTGAAGCCGCCAACCAGGGCGTCACAGTTGAACTGCAGCCCATCCAGGCCAACGACGACGACTACGGCACCAAGCTGGCCCTGGCCCTGCGGTCGCCCTCGACAGCACCGGACGTCTTCTACGAAGACACCTTCAAGGTCCGCTCCGACGTGGACGCCGGGTACCTGCTGAACCTGGACAGCCGCCTGGCAAGCTGGGGGGACTGGGCCACCTTCGACAACGCCGCGAAGGAAGCGGGCAAAGCGGACGACGGCGGCACGTATGCGGTGCCGTTGGGCACCGACACCCGGGCCATCTGGTACAACAAGAAGGTTTTTGAGGCAGCCGGCGTTGGACTGCCGTGGCACCCGTCCAGCTGGCAGGACATCCTGGACACCGCCCGGAAGATCAAGGCCGCCAACCCGGACGTGATCCCCTTCAACATGTACGCCGGCAAGGGCACCGGTGAAGGAACCGTGATGCAGGGGTTCTACGAACTCCTGTACGGCACCGGAGCAAGCCTCTACGACCAGGACTCCAAGAAGTGGGTGGTTGGCTCGGCAGGGTTCAAGGACTCGCTCACTTTCCTGGACACGCTCTATGAGGAGCACCTGGCCGTTCCCCCGGCTGAAGCGCTGGACCCGAACGTCTGGAAGAAGGTGTTCGGCGAGTGGTTCCCCAAAGCAAAACTGGGGGCAACCGTGGAAGGCTCCTACGCGCCGTCGTTCTGGCAGGACGGCGGCAGCTACGCGTGGCCCGGTTACGCGCAGGAGATGGGCGTGGCCCCGTTCCCCACACAGAATGGAGCGGCACCCGGCAAGGTCAGCATGTCAGGGGGCTGGACACTGGCCGTCGGCGCAGAAACCAAGCAACCGGACCTGGCCTTCAATTTCCTCACCACTGCCCTCAATGCAAAGAATTCGCTGGCGTTCACGGTGGCCAGTTCGCAGATTGCCGTCCGCGCCGACGTCGCCGCCGATCCCGGCTACCAGTCCGCCAACCCGTTCGTGAAGGATGTCTCCGGCCTGGTGTCCGTGACCCGGTTCCGGCCGGCCACCTCCGACTACCCACGGATTTCCGCTGCCGTCCAGGAAGCCACCGAGGCCGTCATCACCGGGAACCGGACCCCGGAGCAGGCGGCGGCCGACTATGACACGGCCGTGGCCGGTATCGTGGGCGGCGACAAGACCATCCGGAAGTAGCAGTGGCCGCCCACCACAGCGACCGGCAGGTGCTGCGCTACCTGCCGGTCCTGCCCGCCGTCGTGCTGCTGGCCGTGTTTCTGGCCGGCCCCGTGGTGTGGGCCTTCCACGCCTCGCTCACCAACGCCGGACTGACCGGCCGGCACGCCAGGAACCCCGAGTGGGTGGGACTGGAGAACTACCAGCGGTTGCTGCAGGACCCGGCCTTCCCGCTCTCGGTGGTGCTGACCGTGCTGTTCGTGGCAGGTTCGGCCATCGCGGGCCAGAACGTGCTGGGGATGGCCCTGGCGGTCCTCATGCGGCGGGCACGCCCGGCGGTTTCGGCAACTGTTGGCACCGCCGTGGTGGCAGCCTGGGTCCTGCCGGAAATCGTGGCGGCCTTCGCCGCCTATGCCTTCTTCAGCCGGGATGGCACGTTCAACCAGTTGCTGGGCGCTTTTGGGCTGGCCGAAACCGACTGGCTTTACGCCGTCCCCATGGTGGCAGTGATACTGGCGAACACCTGGCGCGGGACAGCCTTTTCCATGCTGGTGTACCGGGCGGCGCTGAACGGCGTCCCGGCCGAGCTGACCGAGGCTGCACAGATGGACGGTGCCGGTGCCTGGCAGCGGCTGGTCTTCATCACCTTGCCAGTGATCCGCGGCAGCATCGCCACCAACCTGATGCTGGTCACACTGCAGACGCTGGCGGTCTTCACCCTGATCTGGGTCATGACCGCCGGTGGTCCCGCCAACGGCAGCACCACCTTGCCTGTCCTTGCCTACCAGGAGGCGTTCAAGTTTGGCGACATCGGCTACGGCACGGCCGTCGCTGTGGTCCTCATCCTGATCGGGGCCGTGTTCGGGCTGGCCTACCTGCGCCTGCTCCGGGAGCAGAAACCGTGACAGACCGGCACGGGCGTAGCCGCAGTACGTGGGCGGATGTGGTCCTGTTGCTGATCGGCGCCTGCTTCCTGCTGCCGCTGCTGTGGCTGGTCCTCGGATCCCTTGACCCCGCCGCCGGACACGAAACCAGAATCCCCGAGCAGGCCGGACTGGGCAACTTCGCCGCCGTCTTCACCCCGGAGCTGCTGTTCCGGCCACTGTGGAACAGTTTGCTGCTATCGACTGGAACCGGAGTCGTTACGCTCGTGGCAGCCGTGCTGGCCGCCTATCCTCTCTCCCGCTACCGGTCCCGGTTCAACACGCCGTTCATGTCGGCCATCCTGTTCGGCACCTGCCTTCCCGTCACTGCCATCATGGTGCCGGTCTACGGATTGTTCGTCCAGCTTCGGCTGCTGGACTCCATGCCTGCCACGGTGCTGTTCCTGGCCGCCACCAGCCTTCCCATGGCCATCTGGATGACCACGAACTTCATGGACGCCGTGCCGGTGGCACTGGAGGAGGCGGCGTGGGTTGACGGCGCATCGAGGTTGTCCGGGCTGCGGTCCATCGTGCTACCGCTCATGGGACCGGGCCTGGGCGTGGTGTTCATCTTTGTATTCATCCAGGCCTGGGGAAACTTCTTTGTCCCGTTCGTGCTCCTGCTGTCCGAGGCCAACCAGCCCGCGGCTGTGTCGATTTTCAGCTTCTTCGGCCAGCACGGCGCAGTGGCTTACGGCCAGCTGGCCGCATTCTCGATCCTCTATTCCGTTCCGGTCCTGGCCCTGTACGTCATCGTGGCGCGTGGATCCGGTAACGCACTGCCCCTTGCCGGAGCCGTCAGGGGCTAGTCAATGTCCTCGAGCACCACGCCGAAAGGCAGGGTATCGTCCAGGTGCGCCTGATGTCCCGTGGGATTGTTCACCACCCGGACCCCGTGCAGCTTTTCCGCCGCCGACTGCATCAGGACCGGCCGGACGGTGTCCACGAAGTGCTGGCTCTTGTCGGCGAGGTATTCCTTGTAACTGGCTGGAAGCTCAATCATGGCAAAAGAATAGACCTGCAGGTCCCTTTAGGGGAGTGGTGCCCATTGCCGGACTCCAGGGCCCCGGCTTGGATAGGATGGCGGGCGGGACAAGGCAGCCCGGCCCGTACACCCAACACCGTCATCAGGGGGAATCCAGTGCTTTCGACCAGCGTGCCCGCAAGAATCCAGCCGGCGGAGCTGGCCAGGGCGCAGCAGGTGGCGGCCAACATCTCCCGCAGTTTCGATGCAAAAGTGGTGGGGCAGTCCCGGCTGCGGGAATCGCTGCTGGTGGGACTGCTGACCGGCGGGCACATCCTCCTGGAAAGCGTCCCCGGACTGGCCAAGACCACGGCCGCGCAAACCCTCGCCGAAGCCGTCAGCGCCGAATTCCGCAGGATACAGTGCACCCCTGACCTGCTGCCCAGCGACATCGTGGGAACCCAGATCTACGATGCGGCCAAGGGGAACTTCCGCACCCAGCTCGGCCCGGTGCATGCCAATATCGTGCTGCTGGATGAGATCAACCGTTCCAGCGCCAAGACCCAGAGCGCCATGCTTGAGGCCATGCAGGAACGCCAAACCTCCATTGGCGGGCAGGACCACCCCCTGCCCTCGCCGTTCCTGGTCCTGGCAACCCAGAACCCCATCGAGCAGGAGGGCACCTACCAGCTGCCCGAGGCCCAGATGGACCGCTTCATGCTCAAGGACGTGCTGGACTACCCCACTCCCGCGGAAGAGGCCGAGGTGATCCGAAGGATCGATGCCGGCGTCTACAGCCGGGAACAAAGACCCGCGGCCGCCGCCTCCCTGGACGCCATCATCGAAATCCAGGACCTGGTGGGGCGGGTCTACCTGGATCCGTCTATCGTCAACTACATCGTGGGGCTGGTCTACGTAACGCGGAACGCCTCCCAATACATCGATGCCCGGCTGGCCGGCTTCATCGAATTCGGCGCCAGCCCCCGGGCCAGCATCGCCTTCAGCCAGGCCGCGCGTGCAGTGGCGCTGCTGCACGGCCGCGACCATGTGATCCCGGAGGACGTCAGGTCGCTGGCCCACCGGGTGCTGCGGCACCGGTTGATCCTCAACTTCGACGCAGTGGCCGAGCAGGTCCCGGTCGAATCGGTGATTGACGCCGTCGTGGCCGCGGTCCAGACTCCCTGATCCCGCATGGCCAGCCTCCTCCAGCGGGTGAAGTCGAAGATGGCCATCTTCGCGCACCGCAAAGCGCGTGGAATGCTCGACGGCGAATACGGTTCCGTATTCAGGGGCCGCAGCCTGGACTTTGACGACCTGCGCGCCTACGTACCGGGTGACGAGGTGCGCGACATCGACTGGAAGGCCACAGCCCGGCATGGTTCACCCCTGATCCGGCGCTACGTGGCCGTCCGCCGGCAGACCGTCCTCCTGGTTACCGACACAGGACGGAACATGGCGGCGGAGGCGCGGTCCGGGGAAACGAAAAAGGACATCGCCGTGCTGGCGCTGGGAGTTATGGGCTACCTGGCCCACCGGCACGGGGACGTGGTGGGCCTGGTATGCGGCGACTCCACCGCAACCCGCTCCCTGCCGGCAAAGAGCGGCGAAGCCCACCTGGAACGGCTCCTCAGGCACGTGGACTCCCAGACGCGCCTCGACGGGGCGCCCAGCAAGTTCCAGGACCAGCTGGCCTACGTGGCCCGCAACGTCAAAGGCCGCCACCTGCTCTTTGTCGTCGCGGACGAACTGGCTGCGGACGCTCCCACCGCCCAACTCCTGCGCAGGCTACGCGCCCAGCACGAAGTCCTGTGGCTGACAGTGCGGGACGCGGACCTGGCACCCGCCACTGAGCCCGATGCCCCTGAAACCTACAGCGTGGCCGATGAGTCCCTCCTGCCCTGGCCGCCCGGAGTGTCCCCAGGCGTGGAGGCCGCCTACACGAAAGCGACCTTGGAGCGTGATGCGGGCCGGAAGGCCATGCTGCGCACGGCCGGGATCACCGAAGGGGACGTGGCGGGCAGCGGGGATGTCATCACCGGGCTGTTCGCGCTGCTGGAGAGGCACCGGCGTGCAGGCTGATCCCGGGTTCTTCGCCCCTCTGCAATACAGCCCCGCCTGGGCGTGGTGCGGGGCAGCGCTGCTGGCCTTGGTGGCAGGGTGGTACGTCTTCGTGCTGACCACCACCCGCACAGCCAGGCGCCCGGAGCCGGCCGGCAGGGCCCAGGAACGGTCTGCGCTTACCGACCTGCCCGGGCTCAAAGCTGCCTACCTGCAGCGCATCCACGACGTGGAGCAGGCAGCGGCAGCGGGCACGCTGGGCGCGCGGCCGGCCCACCAGGAGATCAGCCTCCTGCTGCGCGGGTTTGTCCGGGACGCCACGGGGGTGGATGCCACCAGGATGACCCACCAGGACCTCGCCCGGCACCCTCTTCCGACCGCGGCCGACGCGGTCCAGGCACTCTACCCGGCTGAATTCGGTCCCGGGCCGCTGCCTTCCGTGGCCGCGTCCGCGGCAAGAGCCTCGGCGGCGGTGCGCGCGTGGAGCTGATGTTCTGGTGGCTGCTGCCCGTCGCGGCCGCCGCGGCCGGTGTTGCGGTATGGGTAGCGCTGCGGCGCAAAGGGGGGAGCAGCGTACGACGACGGCCCGTGGCGCACGCGGACAGGCTCACCGCGCTGCCGGAATACCAGGCAGCCCTCCGGCGGTACCGGCGGTGGCTGGCGCTG
Coding sequences within:
- a CDS encoding FAD-dependent oxidoreductase, giving the protein MIPDPIDVVVIGAGQAGLSAAYHLQRRGLDYAVLDAEEGPGGAWRHRWKSLRMATVNGISDLPGIPKPEVDPAEPSSEFLTRYFGNYEAELGLSVRRPVKVRAVRREDDNPAGRLRIETSDGDWTAKAVINATGTWTRPFWPIYPGQDSFRGRQLHVADYVSAEEFRGQHVIVVGGGISAVGLLEEISCVTTTSWFTRREPVWRDGPFDAKAGHDAVALVEERVRRGLPPQSVVSVTGLIWTPALRAAKERGALNRQPMFTSIERDGVRRADGSLLKADVILWATGFRAELEHLAPLHLRGPGGGIAMEGTQVAAEPRVHLVGYGPSSSTIGANRAGRAAVAAIMGLPGMAAAAEPVTWG
- a CDS encoding extracellular solute-binding protein produces the protein MFPRASKTASLLAAAVLVLAACTPADPAGGDKTIKVAYQKTDSFTALDTMLQEAKKEFEAANQGVTVELQPIQANDDDYGTKLALALRSPSTAPDVFYEDTFKVRSDVDAGYLLNLDSRLASWGDWATFDNAAKEAGKADDGGTYAVPLGTDTRAIWYNKKVFEAAGVGLPWHPSSWQDILDTARKIKAANPDVIPFNMYAGKGTGEGTVMQGFYELLYGTGASLYDQDSKKWVVGSAGFKDSLTFLDTLYEEHLAVPPAEALDPNVWKKVFGEWFPKAKLGATVEGSYAPSFWQDGGSYAWPGYAQEMGVAPFPTQNGAAPGKVSMSGGWTLAVGAETKQPDLAFNFLTTALNAKNSLAFTVASSQIAVRADVAADPGYQSANPFVKDVSGLVSVTRFRPATSDYPRISAAVQEATEAVITGNRTPEQAAADYDTAVAGIVGGDKTIRK
- a CDS encoding class I SAM-dependent methyltransferase is translated as MAANTLEDIFAVLRRRPDVEAPNLQAWDATDRLLLETAVQLGRAGSTIAVIGDRYGALTLGASAVLAPASLRVHQDLITGERALRLNAAELETGQTAGLESCREVGGFEGTGTGFVQLPLGRELLEGAGTVLLQLPKTLAELEEIATAIARYAAPDVRLLAGGRVKHMSLGMNAVLERYFVSVQAQLARQKSRVLLCSGPKPAIAAPRFPVVEHVAELDLDVAAHGAVFAGPRLDIGTRFLLTFLPAMKPARHAVDLGCGTGILAAMYARQFPAASVTATDQSAAAVQSALATAQANGLADRVRVLQDDALSSFPDGSVDAVLLNPPFHVGAGVHAGAGLKMIEAAGRVLVPGGELWTVFNRHLAYQPALERYVGPTVVEGRNAKFTVTRSTRSPR
- a CDS encoding DUF58 domain-containing protein, with translation MASLLQRVKSKMAIFAHRKARGMLDGEYGSVFRGRSLDFDDLRAYVPGDEVRDIDWKATARHGSPLIRRYVAVRRQTVLLVTDTGRNMAAEARSGETKKDIAVLALGVMGYLAHRHGDVVGLVCGDSTATRSLPAKSGEAHLERLLRHVDSQTRLDGAPSKFQDQLAYVARNVKGRHLLFVVADELAADAPTAQLLRRLRAQHEVLWLTVRDADLAPATEPDAPETYSVADESLLPWPPGVSPGVEAAYTKATLERDAGRKAMLRTAGITEGDVAGSGDVITGLFALLERHRRAG
- a CDS encoding carbohydrate ABC transporter permease, producing MAAHHSDRQVLRYLPVLPAVVLLAVFLAGPVVWAFHASLTNAGLTGRHARNPEWVGLENYQRLLQDPAFPLSVVLTVLFVAGSAIAGQNVLGMALAVLMRRARPAVSATVGTAVVAAWVLPEIVAAFAAYAFFSRDGTFNQLLGAFGLAETDWLYAVPMVAVILANTWRGTAFSMLVYRAALNGVPAELTEAAQMDGAGAWQRLVFITLPVIRGSIATNLMLVTLQTLAVFTLIWVMTAGGPANGSTTLPVLAYQEAFKFGDIGYGTAVAVVLILIGAVFGLAYLRLLREQKP
- a CDS encoding AAA family ATPase, which codes for MLSTSVPARIQPAELARAQQVAANISRSFDAKVVGQSRLRESLLVGLLTGGHILLESVPGLAKTTAAQTLAEAVSAEFRRIQCTPDLLPSDIVGTQIYDAAKGNFRTQLGPVHANIVLLDEINRSSAKTQSAMLEAMQERQTSIGGQDHPLPSPFLVLATQNPIEQEGTYQLPEAQMDRFMLKDVLDYPTPAEEAEVIRRIDAGVYSREQRPAAAASLDAIIEIQDLVGRVYLDPSIVNYIVGLVYVTRNASQYIDARLAGFIEFGASPRASIAFSQAARAVALLHGRDHVIPEDVRSLAHRVLRHRLILNFDAVAEQVPVESVIDAVVAAVQTP
- a CDS encoding ROK family transcriptional regulator; amino-acid sequence: MGDFNLTVILDAIRRTSGGLSRVELAQIVGLSPQTISNISRRLLDQNLIVEAGKEGTGPGKPRTILRLNPGGMYALGVHLDPAVTTFVVLDLVGAVVRHSRIKTPGGNDPAAVIATIAAEIAQLVEDSGVDRGRIAGLGVAAPGPIDLDHGTVVDPPLLPGWDRVELRDALATATGYSVLVDKDVTSAAVAETWAGGASGAGSFVFMYMGTGIGCGIVLNDEVVRGTSGNAGEIGHIVVDPDGPLCDCGQRGCVKSSAIPQVLVAEAEAAGILDGTRAGNSGAEVQQSFSRLCELADAGNEQAAAILDKSAVLVARAASVITNALDVERVVFGGPFWSGLAERYLDRIPPLLDGNSAARLIHPIEVVGTGVGEDVGAIGAASLVLEHTLAPRAQRLLLES
- a CDS encoding carbohydrate ABC transporter permease, coding for MTDRHGRSRSTWADVVLLLIGACFLLPLLWLVLGSLDPAAGHETRIPEQAGLGNFAAVFTPELLFRPLWNSLLLSTGTGVVTLVAAVLAAYPLSRYRSRFNTPFMSAILFGTCLPVTAIMVPVYGLFVQLRLLDSMPATVLFLAATSLPMAIWMTTNFMDAVPVALEEAAWVDGASRLSGLRSIVLPLMGPGLGVVFIFVFIQAWGNFFVPFVLLLSEANQPAAVSIFSFFGQHGAVAYGQLAAFSILYSVPVLALYVIVARGSGNALPLAGAVRG